The proteins below are encoded in one region of Doryrhamphus excisus isolate RoL2022-K1 chromosome 4, RoL_Dexc_1.0, whole genome shotgun sequence:
- the tmem161b gene encoding transmembrane protein 161B, protein MGVIGVQLVVTMVMASVIQKIIPHYSFARWLLCSGSLRWYQHPTEDELRNLAGKQKGLKRKDRKYNGHIDTKPLTVPKDIDLQLETKCITEVDTLALHYFPEFQWLVDFTVSATVVYLITELYYSVGQPSGEMNISVVWCLLVLAFVIKTLFSLTAHYFKLEEGGERSLCITFGFFFFVKAMAILIVTENYLEFGLETGFANFSDSALQFLEHQGLESQGPISKLTFKLILAFLCALIGAFLTFPGLRLAQMHLDALNVTTAKFTQTLLHINFLSPLIMVLLWVKPITKDYIMNPTLGKDSMPLMAEQTYDTLRLWTIILMCALRLAMMRHHLQAYLNLAQKGVEQMKKEAGRISIVDLQKMVARVFYYLCVIALQYVAPLVMLLHTTLLLKTLGGHSWGFNLEEEEPPCTHQMDSALGEAPIAPPAVEAGARASVAQLSVALGGLKTVFSPLLFRGLFSFFTWWIAACLFSTSLFGLFYHQYLMAA, encoded by the exons ATG GGTGTGATCGGAGTGCAGCTGGTGGTTACCATGGTAATGGCCAGTGTAATACAAAAAATCATACCTCATTATTCTTTCGCAAGATGGCTACTCTGCAGTGGCAG TCTGCGGTGGTATCAGCACCCTACGGAAGATGAGTTGAGGAACCTCGCTGGGAAACAGAAAGGACTGAAGAGGAAAGACAG GAAGTACAATGGTCACATAGACACCAAGCCACTAACTGTACCCAAGGACATCGATCTACAGCTGGAGACAAAATGCATTACTGAAGTCGACACATTAg CATTGCACTACTTCCCCGAGTTCCAGTGGTTGGTTGATTTCACAGTATCGGCGACTGTGGTCTATCTCATAACGGAGCTGTACTACAGTGTGGGTCAGCCCTCAGGAGAGATGAACATCAGTGTGGTCTGGTGCCTGCTAGTGCTGGCCTTTGTCAT CAAGACCCTCTTTTCTCTGACGGCCCACTACTTTAAGCTAGAAGAAGGAGGCGAGCGCTCCCTCTGCATTACATtcggcttcttcttctttgtcaaaGCCATGGCCATTCTCATTGTTACTGAAAACTATCTGGAGTTTGGTTTGGAGACTG GTTTTGCAAACTTTTCTGATAGTGCTCTACAGTTCCTGGAACACCAGGGCTTGGAGTCGCA GGGTCCCATATCAAAACTTACTTTCAAGCTAATATTAGCCTTTCTCTGTGCCCTGATTGGAGCCTTTTTAACCTTCCCGGGACTGCGACTGGCACAGATGCACCTCGATGCCCTCAATGTGACCACAGCCAAATTTACACA GACTTTGCTTCATATCAACTTCCTTTCTCCGTTGATCATGGTCCTGCTGTGGGTGAAGCCCATTACCAAGGACTACATAATGAACCCCACCCTTGGAAAGGACAGCATGCCTTT GATGGCTGAGCAGACGTACGACACACTGCGGTTATGGACCATCATACTGATGTGTGCGCTGCGGCTCGCGATGATGAGGCATCATTTGCAGGCCTACCTCAACCTGGCTCAGAAGGGCGTGGAGCAGATGAAAAAGGAGGCAGGACGAATAAGTATCGTCGACCTGCAGAAGATG GTTGCACGTGTTTTTTACTACTTGTGTGTTATCGCACTACAGTATGTGGCACCGCTAGTGATGCTGCTGCATACAACCTTGCTGCTAAAAACATTAG GTGGGCACTCGTGGGGGTTCAATCTTGAAGAAGAAGAGCCTCCATGCACCCATCAGATGGACTCTGCACTGGGGGAAGCACCAATAGCACCCCCCGCGGTGGAGGCGGGAGCCCGGGCGTCAGTAGCCCAACTATCAGTGGCCCTCGGGGGCTTGAAGACTGTCTTTAGTCCCTTGCTTTTCCGAGGCCTCTTCTCTTTCTTCACGTGGTGGATCGCCGCTTGCCTCTTCTCCACCTCCCTCTTCGGCCTCTTCTACCACCAATATCTGATGGCAGCGTAG